Proteins from a genomic interval of Toxoplasma gondii ME49 chromosome Ia, whole genome shotgun sequence:
- a CDS encoding hypothetical protein (encoded by transcript TGME49_294025), whose product MHLNRPSVRCKNSLFLESTCIVFACRYSPFPVFFPFFSPFLSSFPLLARLLLLFSVASFSADDFQSSLEQFPPAAQLCFWLAEEVATLFGAPKRIQLSLLSSAIEKEEGRAQLGISVSQASSLSSFFFSRLRSFRLLAASPATFLNKDSEARPSFIFLSWRTIKDRTVPLSHLQCRFSSVLASLSLSSPRLPRRLAALSSENDLKARFVNRTRSASKAGQGEGDGQRCRTLVYTALGFSVSSKSFQFFSVAFPELLSPPPVSQR is encoded by the coding sequence ATGCATCTAAATCGGCCTTCCGTGAGATGCAAAaactctcttttcctcgagAGCACTTGCATTGTCTTTGCGTGTCGCTACAGCCCGTTCCCGGTtttctttcccttcttctctccttttctctcttcctttcctcttcttgctcgactgcttctcctcttctccgtcgcgtctttctcggcGGACGACTTCCAGTCTTCTCTCGAACAGTTCCCTCCAGCAGCGCAGCTTTGTTTCTGGCTCGCCGAAGAGGTAGCGACCTTGTTCGGGGCACCGAAGAGAAttcagctgtctctgctttcgtctgcgatagaaaaagaggaaggacgcgCGCAATTAGGCATATCGGTCTCACAAGcatcctccctctcctctttttttttctctcgtctgcgttctttccgccttctcgccgcttctccagCCACCTTCCTAAACAAGGACAGCGAGGCTCGTCCTTCGTtcatttttctttcctggAGGACGATCAAAGACAGAACCGTTCCTCTCTCACACCTCCAGTGCCGCTTCAGCTctgtcctcgcctctctctccctttcttcgcctcgtcttcctcgccgcttggccgctctctcttccgagAACGACCTGAAGGCGCGGTTCGTGAATCGAACTCGTTCAGCCTCGAAGGCAGGCCAGGGTGAAGGCGATGGACAGCGGTGTCGCACTCTCGTCTACACAGCACTCGGCTTCAGTGTCTCGAGCAAGTCTTTccagtttttttctgtcgcgttcCCCGAGCTTCTCTCGCCCCCCCCCGTCTCTCAACGCTGA